In Exiguobacterium acetylicum, the genomic stretch AAGTGGTCCGAGCTCTGTGTAAGACTCGATATCGTGCATGACTTCATCTGTAATCAATACAGAGTCTGCATATTTTTCTTTACCATGAAGCACACGGTGTCCAACACCTTTAATCTCATCGTAAGACGAGATGATTCCGAACTCCATTAATTTTTCGAGTGACAACTCGACTGCTTCTTTATGTGTTGCAAGTGGGAGGACATCTGTATACTTTTGTCCTTCACCATATTTAATCGTAAAGATTGCATCGTCTTTACCGACGCGTTCAACGAGTCCGACTGCGATCATCGTTTCGTTCGGCATTTCGAGCAATTGGAACTTCAAAGACGAACTACCTGCGTTTACCGCCATAATTTTTGCCATGATTTTTCCCCTTTTCCATTTGAATCCAATGAACATTCACATCTGTTTAGGTTTTCTTCTATTTCTGTTCTACAACTAGAATAGTCAAATTAACGACAGATTTCAATCACTTTGCGTAATTCATTTTAATTCTGTGTTAATCCATTCATCAATCTGTTTCACCATACCACCAAACGCGCGGGCATCTGTGAACGATGGCAACTCAGCAAGCAATGCTTGTTTTGGCATCTTCATACCGGCCAAATGATTACGGACGATCAAATAACTTTTTGCTGCCTGTTCTTGTTTGAACATCGTGAGCGGCAACTGCAAAATACCGATGACATGCGCTTTTGATTCGAAGTACTGTTTCAACTTCCCTTCCGTATCATGCTGGAACAGACCGTTCGGAATGACGAAGACACCGAATCCACCTGGTTTGACGTATTGCATCGCTTGTTCAATCAACAAGAAATGACTGTAGCTCATGCCTTCATCTCGTTTCAAGATGTAAGAAGCGGCAGCCTCTTCATCCGGATAATAACCGACAGGAAGATCAGCCATCGCAAGATCAACTGGATCTAACAATAATGGTCGTAACGCATCTTGATGGGTATACGTGACTGGATAGTCGAGTAATTCCGTTACCGCTGCCGATAAACGAATCAATGTCTCATCCACCTCGACCGCCTCAGCAGATGTACCTGTCGAAAGCTGACTTAAGACAGCATGTAACATGCCACCTGTCCCACTCCCCAACTCAAGTAGTCGGATGTCCTCCTTACCTACCAATTTCCCGATTAGATAACCAGCAAACAAAGCGACGCTATCTGGCGTCGGCAAATGGTTCGGTTGCGCTTGTTTCATCCCTTCTAGAATAGCAAGCGATACTGCCTTCCGAATGACCTCTTTGTCTACATTTTCAGTATGACGATCGTTCAATCGATCAATCACCGTCGTCAACGCTTCTAAATAGGGCATATCAAGATCACGTTCGATTTGTTTTGTTTGACGTGTTAATTCCTTATATAACTTTTCTAACGGCTCCATGTACGTCATCCTCTCCAAAACGAAACGGCCCCCCGTAGAGCGGGAGCCGTTTCTATCATTAGTTCCATTGTAACGCTTCAGCGGCGTTTGTAAACCATTCTTACTTCGCTTCACGTGCTGCAGCGAGTGCTGCTTCGAAATTGACTTCGTCTGTTGATTCTTCAAGATATTCAACGTACGTAATCTCGTTGTTTGAATCAAGAACGAAAACAGAACGGGCAAGCAGGCGTAATTCTTCGATGGCTACGCCATACTGTGTACCGAATGAAAGATCACGGTGATCAGACAACGTCACGACTTGATCGAGACCGCTTGATGCGCACCAGCGACGTTGTGCGAATGGAAGGTCGTTTGAGACCGTCATGACCGTCACACCTTCGATTGTTGCTGCTTCTTCATTGAATTTACGTGTCTGTGCATCACAAACGCCTGTATCGATTGATGGGACGACGCTGATGATCCGAACACCTTGATATGTATCACGTGTTACCGGTGATAAGTCGTTAGCTAACACTTGAAAGTCAGGTGCTGTTTGTCCGACTTGAACCGCCGTACCTTGAAGTGTGATTGGATTTCCTTTAAACGTTGCCATTATGAATTCCCCTTTTCCCCTGAATGGATATACTGTATTTTCTATTTAACTATAGGAATGATCCGCGAAGATGGCAAGCATTCTGCCATAATTGATGGACTTCAGTACCCGTCTTTCCAAAAAACAGGTATAATGAAAGAGTTCATGAAACGCTTTCAAGGGGGAATTGACCATGGCTCGAAATAATGTCTACCTGTACTACCGAAATACACAAAGACACGAGACGCAGGTGCGAAAGTTGATTGATGTCGGTACACGATACGGTCTGAACGTCGTCCAAGATCACCGACAAGCAAACATCATCGTCTCGATTGGTGGAGATGGGGCTTTCTTGCAAGCGGCACGCTTCACAGGTTTCCGTGATGATGCGATCTATGTTGGATTCGCTGAAGGACCAAACTCGTTCTACTGTGATTTTGATATCAATGATCTTTCTGCGGTCGAAGCGATCTTTAAAGAGACAGGCAACCGTGTCTCGGATGGTGAAATCGAAGTACGTCGTTATCCACTGCTCGAAGCATCCATCAACGGTGGACCACCGATGCTCTGTCTGAACGAATGTTCCGTGAAGTCGAGCATCATCAAATCACTCGCAATCGAAGTCTATATCGACGACTTCCTGTTTGAGACATTCCGCGGGGATGGAATGGTCATCTCAACACCAACGGGCTCTACGGCTTATAATAAGTCACTCTCTGGTGCGATCGTCGATCCATTGATTCACTGTCTTCAAGTCAGCGAAATTGCTTCCGTCAACAACAACCGATACCGGACACTCGGTTCTGCTTTCGTACTGAACCGTGGACGGAAACTTTCGTTACGCATCATCGAGGACGGAAACGACTATCCGATCATCGGGATGGATAACGAAGCACTCAGTCTCACACGAACAGATTCAGTCGATATCCAGCTTTCTGAAAAAGAACTGAAAACCGTCAAATTGACGAACAATACATTTTGGCATAAGATTCAACGCTCGTTCTTATGACCATAAAAAAATCTGCCTCCTTGGGGCAGATTTTTTTATTGCATCTCCCGTTACGTCACCCTTTATACTCCAATCAAAGGAGGTACACAAATGATGTATTCCACTCAGGAAATCGCAAAACTGACCGGCGTCACCAAACGAACACTCTATCATTATGAGACGATCGGTCTCCTCGTGCCAAAGCGTACCAATGCTGGTCACCGAAGTTACAGCAGAGAGGATCTTTTACGTTTACAACAAATCCTGCTCTACCGCTCTCTTGATTTCCCACTGTCAGAAATCCAAAGATTACTCACGCAATCTGATTCCAATCATCATACGACACTGAAAAAGCAGATTGCACTCCTTCAAGAAAAAGCTTCGCATTATCAAATGCTTGCCCGACTCGCTGAACAGACATTACTCACCTTAAAAGGAGGACTCCCGATGAAAGACGAACAATTATTCCGCGGTTTGCGCCACGAAGAAATCGTTACGCATGAAAAGCAACATGCAGATGAAGTCCAGCAACACTACGGTGACACTGACGCCTATCGAATCAGTGCAAAAAGACAACAACAACGAACACCGAAAGAGAAAGAACAACTGAGCAGCATGCATAAGCAACTCGATCAGCGCTTGACGACCCTTTACCGCGACGGGCACGCGACGACGGATCCGGACGTTCAACAAGTCGTCAAAGAACAACATGATTTCATCGATACGTACTATTACCCGTGCGCATTACCTCTCTTTGCCTCACTCGGTCAGATGTATGTGTCTGACGAACGATTCCGTGCCTATTACGATGCGTATGCCCCCGGACTATCCACGTTCTATTCGGAAGCTATTTCACACTATGCGCAAACATCACACTAACGCGGCTTCCGCCTGATAAACGGTTTTTCCAGCTTGGACTGTCTCGACCAAACGGTTATTCAAGATGGCTTCCCCACGCAAGCGATAGAAGTCTTCATCAAAGATGACGAAGTCGGCATCATAGCCTGGTAAGAGCAATCCTTTTCGACCGTGTGTTTCCGTCGCGAGATGTGGATTCTTCGTAAAGAGCAACAAGGCTTCAAACATCGATAACGTCTCGTTCGTCTTATTGACACGCCCTGCCGTTCCTTCCGTCGCTGCATAAAGCGACCGTCGGACATCGGGGTCAGAGATCGGCGCATCTGCTCCACCGCACAATAGTGCGCCGGTCTCAGCTAACGAACGTAAACGATAACTCCAGTCTAAGCGGTTCAAGCCGAGTCGATCGACGATGAAGTCGGCGTCATCCAATAAAAAGACTGGTTGAACGTCAATCAAGACCGGTAACTTCCGAATTCGCGCAAGCGTTTCTGGTCGGACGACCGTCGCATGAATGATGCGATCTCGTTTCCCTTTTGGTGCCGGATACTTCTCGAGCACCTGTACGAACCGCTCGATTGCTAAATCACCGATGACATGTGCCGCGACTGTGAATCCGTAACTACGTGCGCGTTTGACGAGTTGTTCGAGTTGTTCCGGCGTATGCACTTCGATGCCGCGTGTCGTCGGATCATCGGAATAACCACGACCGAGAAGAGCTGTTCGTCCTCCGAGCGCGCCGTCGACGAACAGTTTCATCGCACCGATGGACATCGTTGACGGTAAAGTAGGTTGTTGTTGCACGAACTCATCGATGACAAGATGATGCACGAGCAGATGCGTATGGAAGCCCGTTTCTTGCGTCACTTCCTTATAAGCTTGCAAGATGTCCGCGACATCCCCGTGATACGACAAGTCTTCTGTGTGTGCCGCAATGATGCCATATTGGTGTAAGTTCTTAATCGCTGATCGAAGGGACGCTTTATTCCGTTCCAAGTTTCCAGCTTGTAACGCATATAAAGGTTCAAGCGCCGCATCGTACAAGAATCCGTCAGCTTCTCCATTATCCGATAAACCGACCTTTCCACCTTCGATGACGGTTGACGCTTTATATCCGAGCTGTTGGAATAAGACATCGTTGACGAGTGCTGTATGACGGTCCGTTCGTTTCAACAAGGCAGGTGCGTCAGGGAACAACTGATTGAGCCATGCTTTCGTTGGTACACGATCAAGCTTCGTTTCGTCATAGCCTTCTGCCACATGGATCCCATTGACTGGTTCCGCCTTGAGAAAAGCTTGTCCTAACGCTTCAAGCGTCGTATAACGCGAGGCATCAACACGATTGATCGCTTCCCCGTAACCGATCAGATGAATATGTGCATCCGTAAAGGCTGGATATACAGCTTTTCCGTTCAAATCGTGAATCTGATCAATACGTCTACCGAAACGGCGGCGTAGCTTTCCTTCATCCCCCATCGCGATGATCCGCGTTTTCTCGACGAACATCGCTGAATGGACATCCTCTTCGTGTGCCATCGTTCGAATCAATCCGTTTACGTATAGTGTTCCCATTCCACTCACTCCTCTTTTTACAAAAATAGGGTGACCATGACGGTCACCCTGAATTGTCGATCCTGATTTAAACGTGCAATGTTTCTTCTGGTGCACACGACCGTTTAATACGTTCGATCGCGGCCGGATCGTATTCATTTAGGACACGTTCCGCTAAGACAATCGTTCGTTCATAGTCTCCCGCTAAGAACTTCGTTTCCGCGATCGTCAGCGACATATGTATCTCGTTGTCGTGGCGACGGTATCGGTTCGCATACTGGACGAGCCGTTCGGCATACGTGACTTCGAACACTAATGTATCTAACCGTTCTTGCACATGTTTAAACGTTTCTTGGACGTCTTGACTTTGTGCGACGATCGATCGAACGTTAAACGGTAACTCCTCTAACCGTGTTTCAAGCGTCTGCAGTGAACGATTCGCATTTCGAAGCGCTTCTTCCACCTCAGCTGGTAAGTTTGGTAATCCGAGTCGTTTCAGACGGAGACGTGTCTGCGACAGCTGATGACGCCATTCGACGATTCGTTCGCGAACTTCCGTCTCTTCTTTTCGAAGTGCTTGGAGTTCGACCGTAAAGCGTTCGTACTGAATCATCAACTGTTCTTCGAGGCGAATCGCATCGCGCATCTGATCTTCGAGCATACTGAACGGGATGATTTTTCCGGCAATCGACTCATCAAGATCTTTCGCTGCTTCAAACAGTAGCTCTTCGTCACGCTGGATCGTCTCATAGTGAATCCCTAGATCTGCTGAGATTTCATATTTTTCACGTAAGATACTAAATTCTTGTGCCAACTGATGAATCCGTTCACGCATCCGTAGCGCTTTTTGTTTCAAAAATTGGTTTTCTTTTTTCACTTGATGACGCGCATCGACCTCACGACGGAACGTATCATACATTTGATCCACATCGGCCGATAACTGTTGAATCGCCTCTTCCAAACCGTCGATTTCTAGCATTTCGATTTTTTCAGAAAGGCTCAGACGTTGTTCCTCGAACCGTTTAATCTCGGATTGAAGACCGAGTGGTTCAAGTGGATACCCATCTAACGACATTTCCTTATAACCTGCTCCGAGCTGATCAATCCGTTGACGCAATTCATGAGCGAGAATCTTCCATTGTTTCGGTACAAGTTCGACGAGTTGACGCGTCGTTGCTACTTCTTGCTCGAGTAACAAGCTTGTTTCATACGCCTTCGTCACTTCACCTGAAGCTTCGTACTGACACATCTCATTCCAGTGCGCGTCGATTTGTTCACTTCGTTCTTCTAGACGCGCAAGCGCCGGACCAAATGAGTTCGCTTGAATCAATAATGATTTCCGAACTTGCCCTGAATCGGCTTCCCCTTGCGCTTTCAGTTCGGCTAGAACCGATTGATTCGTCTTGAACGTCGACATCTCGACGAGCATCTCATCGATCAACCCTTCGAGTTCTGCAATCAATTGTTCCGTTACTTCGAGGTCATTCTTGACGGCGATGAACCGATATTTATCGAGCGCTTCCTCCGCCCGGTAAAGGGTCTCATCGATTTGGGCGACGTGGACCGTTAATAACTCTTCCCACGCTTGATGCCAGGAGCTGAACTTCGTCTCCGTCTCACCCGCCATCGGTAGTTGCTTTAAGTCCTGCAACTCCTTTGGAATCGATGCACTGACGATGCCTTGTTTGCGCATATCAAGTTCATCGATTTTCGTGTAGTATTTTTTTCGACTGATCATGCTAAACAGCATGACGAGTAATACGATGACGATGACTCCGATCACCCATGCCCACATTTGTCACGACCTCCACTCTGTCCTACGACTTTAGATTTTCTCTAAATCGCAATAATCTTATCCTTATAATAGTATAGCGCAACCGTTTTGCATAGATTTACAAGGGCTTTTCCTGATTTCTTCCGCTGTTTTGAATCCTTTTTCCAAAAATCAATTGTTTGTCAGCTACGCGAAAACTAGTTAAACTAAAAAAAATACGCTTTTCACGGGAGGAATTTTTATTATGTTCGAAACAAAGACATATGAAGGTGACCGGACAAAACAATACGACATGCTCTCAAAACAACTCGATGCGCTATTAATGGGAGAAGACAATCAAGTTGCAAACTTATCGAATGCGAGCGCGTTGCTCAACCAGTTCCTCGACCGTATCAACTGGGTCGGCTTCTATTTGACGGATACGGAGCAAAACCAACTCGTCCTCGGACCGTTCCAAGGACTTCCAGCTTGCGTCCGTATTCCATTCGGTCGTGGCGTCTGCGGAACGTCCGCAGCAGAACAGACGACACAACGAATCGAAGATGTGCATCAGTTCCCAGGTCACATCGCATGTGACGCGGCTTCGAATTCAGAAATCGTCATTCCACTCGTCAAAGACGGACAAACAATCGGTGTCCTTGATATCGACAGCCCAGAATTCAACCGTTTCGACGAAGTCGATCAAGCTGGTCTAGAAGCATTCTGTACGACACTGCTTCGCCATCTGTAATTCTGATTGACAGTCGATTGTCCACACCGTATACTTGTAAAAGTGCAGAAATGATAACGATAGCGGTCAAATCGCTTACGTATCACATTTCATGACTCGGTGAATAACCGGAGGGGCATCGTGTAACTTTGCTATCAAGCGAGGGTGCCACATCATGAAATGGGCGTAATGTGGGTTTGATGGCGTTATTATTTTTATGCAAATAATAACGAACAATAAGGAGGAGTCTTATTATGGCTCGCTATACAGGTCCAGCTTGGAAACTCTCACGTCGTCTCGGTATCTCACTTACTGAAACAGGAAAAGAAATCGCAAAACGCCCTTACGCACCAGGTCAACACGGTAACAGCCGTCGTAAAGTATCTGAGTACGGTCTTCAACTTCAAGCGAAGCAAACACTTCGTCACATGTACGGAGTAAACGAACGCCAATTCAACCGTATCTTCAACGATGCTGGCAAAATGCCTGGTATCCACGGTGAGAACTTCATGTTCTTACTCGAAGCACGTCTTGATAACGTCGTTTACCGTATGGGTATGGCTCGTACACGTCGTGCTGCTCGTCAGCTCGTCAACCACGGTCACATCCAAGTTGATGGACAACGCGTTGATATCCCATCATTCCGCGTGAAACCAGGTCAAACGATCTCAGTTCGCGAAAAATCGAAGAACTTTGTCGTTATCAAAGAAGCACTCGAAGTTGCTCCAGCAACTAAAGACTTCGTTACTTTCGATGCTGAGAAGCTCGAAGGAACATTCGTCCGTCTTCCTGAGCGTTCTGAATTGAACGATCAAATCCAAGAACAACTCGTCGTCGAGTACTACTCACGTTAATCGATTGTTCCAGCACTCACTTCGGTGGGTGCTTTTTTTATGCCTATGACTAAAATGTATACCTGGTCTTAAAAAAAGAGTGACGTCATTCATTCGTTTGTGTTAACCTTTAAATATACATAGTTAACACAAAAAGAAAAGAGGACTTCATTCATGAAAACTAGAGATTTAACTTTCATCGCCCTTGGTGCTGCCATCATCGCAGCCGTCAGCTCTTTGCCACAAATTCAACTCGTCGGCGCTGTTCCAATCACGCTCCAGATGCTCGCGATCATGACGGTCAGCGCGATTCTCGGTGGAAAACGTGGTGGACTCGCTGTCTTAATCTTCTTATTACTCGCAGCAGCTGGTCTACCGGTGCTTGGCGGAAAAGGCGGACTAGCCCCATTCGTCGGACCAACCGTTGGTTATTTGATTGCCTTTCCGATCGCTGGATTCTTCATCGGACTTGTTGCTGAAAAAACGCGTCGCTTCGTTCCCCTCTTCATCGGGATGATCGTCTTTGGTCTTGGTTTAGTCTACCTGCTTGGAACATTTGGTCTAATGGCTGTACTCGATCTATCGTTCAAAGATGCTTTTGCGATTAACTATCCTTTCATCTTATGGGATACGATCAAAGCTGTCATCGCCACGACGATTGCCGTTCGCTTGTTGCCAC encodes the following:
- a CDS encoding class I SAM-dependent methyltransferase, which translates into the protein MEPLEKLYKELTRQTKQIERDLDMPYLEALTTVIDRLNDRHTENVDKEVIRKAVSLAILEGMKQAQPNHLPTPDSVALFAGYLIGKLVGKEDIRLLELGSGTGGMLHAVLSQLSTGTSAEAVEVDETLIRLSAAVTELLDYPVTYTHQDALRPLLLDPVDLAMADLPVGYYPDEEAAASYILKRDEGMSYSHFLLIEQAMQYVKPGGFGVFVIPNGLFQHDTEGKLKQYFESKAHVIGILQLPLTMFKQEQAAKSYLIVRNHLAGMKMPKQALLAELPSFTDARAFGGMVKQIDEWINTELK
- the tpx gene encoding thiol peroxidase — protein: MATFKGNPITLQGTAVQVGQTAPDFQVLANDLSPVTRDTYQGVRIISVVPSIDTGVCDAQTRKFNEEAATIEGVTVMTVSNDLPFAQRRWCASSGLDQVVTLSDHRDLSFGTQYGVAIEELRLLARSVFVLDSNNEITYVEYLEESTDEVNFEAALAAAREAK
- a CDS encoding NAD kinase, yielding MARNNVYLYYRNTQRHETQVRKLIDVGTRYGLNVVQDHRQANIIVSIGGDGAFLQAARFTGFRDDAIYVGFAEGPNSFYCDFDINDLSAVEAIFKETGNRVSDGEIEVRRYPLLEASINGGPPMLCLNECSVKSSIIKSLAIEVYIDDFLFETFRGDGMVISTPTGSTAYNKSLSGAIVDPLIHCLQVSEIASVNNNRYRTLGSAFVLNRGRKLSLRIIEDGNDYPIIGMDNEALSLTRTDSVDIQLSEKELKTVKLTNNTFWHKIQRSFL
- a CDS encoding MerR family transcriptional regulator; protein product: MMYSTQEIAKLTGVTKRTLYHYETIGLLVPKRTNAGHRSYSREDLLRLQQILLYRSLDFPLSEIQRLLTQSDSNHHTTLKKQIALLQEKASHYQMLARLAEQTLLTLKGGLPMKDEQLFRGLRHEEIVTHEKQHADEVQQHYGDTDAYRISAKRQQQRTPKEKEQLSSMHKQLDQRLTTLYRDGHATTDPDVQQVVKEQHDFIDTYYYPCALPLFASLGQMYVSDERFRAYYDAYAPGLSTFYSEAISHYAQTSH
- a CDS encoding amidohydrolase, whose product is MGTLYVNGLIRTMAHEEDVHSAMFVEKTRIIAMGDEGKLRRRFGRRIDQIHDLNGKAVYPAFTDAHIHLIGYGEAINRVDASRYTTLEALGQAFLKAEPVNGIHVAEGYDETKLDRVPTKAWLNQLFPDAPALLKRTDRHTALVNDVLFQQLGYKASTVIEGGKVGLSDNGEADGFLYDAALEPLYALQAGNLERNKASLRSAIKNLHQYGIIAAHTEDLSYHGDVADILQAYKEVTQETGFHTHLLVHHLVIDEFVQQQPTLPSTMSIGAMKLFVDGALGGRTALLGRGYSDDPTTRGIEVHTPEQLEQLVKRARSYGFTVAAHVIGDLAIERFVQVLEKYPAPKGKRDRIIHATVVRPETLARIRKLPVLIDVQPVFLLDDADFIVDRLGLNRLDWSYRLRSLAETGALLCGGADAPISDPDVRRSLYAATEGTAGRVNKTNETLSMFEALLLFTKNPHLATETHGRKGLLLPGYDADFVIFDEDFYRLRGEAILNNRLVETVQAGKTVYQAEAALV
- the ezrA gene encoding septation ring formation regulator EzrA, which codes for MWAWVIGVIVIVLLVMLFSMISRKKYYTKIDELDMRKQGIVSASIPKELQDLKQLPMAGETETKFSSWHQAWEELLTVHVAQIDETLYRAEEALDKYRFIAVKNDLEVTEQLIAELEGLIDEMLVEMSTFKTNQSVLAELKAQGEADSGQVRKSLLIQANSFGPALARLEERSEQIDAHWNEMCQYEASGEVTKAYETSLLLEQEVATTRQLVELVPKQWKILAHELRQRIDQLGAGYKEMSLDGYPLEPLGLQSEIKRFEEQRLSLSEKIEMLEIDGLEEAIQQLSADVDQMYDTFRREVDARHQVKKENQFLKQKALRMRERIHQLAQEFSILREKYEISADLGIHYETIQRDEELLFEAAKDLDESIAGKIIPFSMLEDQMRDAIRLEEQLMIQYERFTVELQALRKEETEVRERIVEWRHQLSQTRLRLKRLGLPNLPAEVEEALRNANRSLQTLETRLEELPFNVRSIVAQSQDVQETFKHVQERLDTLVFEVTYAERLVQYANRYRRHDNEIHMSLTIAETKFLAGDYERTIVLAERVLNEYDPAAIERIKRSCAPEETLHV
- a CDS encoding GAF domain-containing protein, with the translated sequence MFETKTYEGDRTKQYDMLSKQLDALLMGEDNQVANLSNASALLNQFLDRINWVGFYLTDTEQNQLVLGPFQGLPACVRIPFGRGVCGTSAAEQTTQRIEDVHQFPGHIACDAASNSEIVIPLVKDGQTIGVLDIDSPEFNRFDEVDQAGLEAFCTTLLRHL
- the rpsD gene encoding 30S ribosomal protein S4, yielding MARYTGPAWKLSRRLGISLTETGKEIAKRPYAPGQHGNSRRKVSEYGLQLQAKQTLRHMYGVNERQFNRIFNDAGKMPGIHGENFMFLLEARLDNVVYRMGMARTRRAARQLVNHGHIQVDGQRVDIPSFRVKPGQTISVREKSKNFVVIKEALEVAPATKDFVTFDAEKLEGTFVRLPERSELNDQIQEQLVVEYYSR
- a CDS encoding biotin transporter BioY, which codes for MKTRDLTFIALGAAIIAAVSSLPQIQLVGAVPITLQMLAIMTVSAILGGKRGGLAVLIFLLLAAAGLPVLGGKGGLAPFVGPTVGYLIAFPIAGFFIGLVAEKTRRFVPLFIGMIVFGLGLVYLLGTFGLMAVLDLSFKDAFAINYPFILWDTIKAVIATTIAVRLLPLRLFRTA